One segment of Nostoc piscinale CENA21 DNA contains the following:
- a CDS encoding GPW/gp25 family protein, translated as MPELNQNQHLGTGWSFPLRVNVQGGLQLSKADRNIEESMMLILRTELGERVYRPNFGSRLSELTFAPMNTQTLLLLRLHVQEALEMWEPRIVLDAVRADPDPLRGRVDIVIEYHPKDSHDSRSLVFPFYLNGQ; from the coding sequence ATGCCAGAACTCAATCAAAATCAACACCTGGGGACGGGCTGGTCGTTTCCGTTGCGGGTGAATGTCCAAGGAGGTCTGCAACTAAGTAAGGCCGATCGCAATATTGAAGAGTCGATGATGCTGATTTTGCGTACCGAATTGGGTGAACGCGTCTATCGTCCTAATTTTGGTTCGCGGTTGTCTGAGTTGACTTTTGCACCGATGAACACTCAAACTTTATTACTTTTACGTCTACACGTCCAAGAAGCTTTGGAAATGTGGGAACCGCGCATTGTTTTAGATGCGGTGCGTGCTGACCCCGATCCCCTGCGAGGTCGTGTAGATATTGTGATTGAATATCATCCCAAAGATAGTCATGATTCGCGGAGTTTAGTATTTCCGTTTTATTTGAATGGGCAATAA